Proteins from a genomic interval of Rhodothermus marinus:
- a CDS encoding LA_3696 family protein has product MAILTVPKVLREKLGDEGVEALIALLNEAAHHERNNLLGILEERFERRVTEEGKRLDNRIAEEVAKLDRRITEEVARLDHRISEEVARLDRRITEEVARLDRRITEEVKRLEVLLAETEKRLDHRITEEVSRLEVALSERYASLVRWMFIFWAGQIGVLVALFALLR; this is encoded by the coding sequence ATGGCGATTCTGACGGTCCCGAAAGTTTTGCGTGAAAAACTCGGTGACGAGGGCGTCGAGGCGCTGATCGCTTTGCTCAACGAAGCGGCCCATCACGAACGCAACAATCTGCTGGGCATTCTGGAAGAACGTTTTGAGCGGCGCGTAACCGAGGAAGGCAAGCGATTGGACAATCGCATCGCAGAGGAGGTTGCCAAACTGGACCGCCGGATCACGGAGGAGGTTGCCAGACTGGATCACCGGATCTCGGAGGAGGTTGCCAGACTGGACCGCCGGATCACGGAGGAGGTTGCCAGACTGGACCGCCGGATTACGGAGGAGGTAAAGCGGCTGGAGGTGTTGCTTGCCGAGACGGAGAAGCGACTGGATCACCGGATCACAGAGGAGGTGTCGCGGTTGGAGGTAGCGCTCAGCGAGCGGTATGCGAGTCTGGTGCGGTGGATGTTCATTTTCTGGGCGGGGCAGATCGGGGTGCTCGTGGCGCTGTTCGCGCTGCTGCGATGA